The stretch of DNA ATCAGCAGTTATGTTCAAGTATAATACGGTGTAATAATTCCTTTTGAATGATGTTAACTAGATTCAATTATTTTCTGTTTTTCATTCAGTTATAGCTACTTGTGCTACAAGGAATTTTGCTACCTTGGGACAGTTAGAGTTACACCGTTTAAGTACCGGGGCTTGCTAGCTAGAAGACTGTATTTAAAGAGGTCTAGTTAGAAAAACGAGTAAATGGATTATCAATACATATTATGCTTCATAATATACATTGTACGTACTTGGTGATTTTTTGTTCTTTGAAGTTTCCAAACTGCGGTTCTATATAAAGAAATGGCTTGGCATAGTGAACTTTTGTATTCCGCAGCACCAATGAAGTCTGGTTTTCTTAGGTGGAATTCTCTTCACCGCCTTCTCTAAAATTACTGATTGTTCAGTTTCTTCAGGAAAACTGCCTTTCCATTATATTCAGTGCAATATATTTAGTGGGATTCAGACTTGAAACCTCTTATAATCTCAAAAACTCTACTTTAACCACTAAGTCAAACTGTGCTAGAAATAGATATTACAAATGTTGGACTAAATTCGGATAGTTTCCAATCATTGACACATCTATAGATACTCTGATCAAGAGAACACTCTCCTTTCTATTTCGCTGGATAAATAATCTACAAATTAAACTCATATGATCCCAAGTAACTGTACTAGATGAGGAGTAGAAATAGTCTTGTGTGATAAACTGATAATATTCTCAGACCCTGCTTACTCCAAAATCTGCAatcttgttttatttgtacttATCAGGATGTTTGATCAGTTTATGTCTATTTACTACATGCAATGCAGACAATGCCACACTTTCGTACGAGCTCAGAAATGATTACTTTCGGATGATTTCTGTCACACAAGAACATTATAGAAAACCAAAAACCAAGTAGTTCTCCTATAAACAGATGCATTTGATGTTTAATAGTAGTAACTAACTACAGTGAAATCCCCCAGCAAGCTACGGGTTACAGTCTTGCATTGACTTGGTATAGGCAGGATGTGTTGTGAAGACTGAGAATCTCACTTCTAATCATGTAATCAACTCGCGCAAGCAAATTACTACTTGAAAACATATAATTTGCCACCAAGTCACAACCAATAAATTAAGTTATCTATTCAAAGCCAACAATCTTGCAAAGAAAGATGAATGAAACATAATCACATAAAGATAAATAAACGTGAAAATATTCCTTTTATGTCAACTCCTTGCAAGGATGATGCTAACAGACTAGAATATACAAGGGTTAAAAGGATCTGCCGGTTAGCAGCATTAAAGGCTATAATTTCTACATACTTCTATGACCAGAGAGTTTTTTTTTGGATAAACCAGAGAGCTTATAGAGTGAGAAGTTAAAGAAGGAAAAAGGAAACCACCATAAAAAATTTACTATGCACTATCCTTGCAAGGAGTTGATCAAAGAAATTAGTAATGACAAAAGCAACAAAACATTTTAAAACACAGGTAAGCAGCAGCTATAACTGATGGAAGTTATAAGTTTACCTAACATCAAGTGAATTTCTCTTGCCAATGATTAGTCCAGAAAGGGGAAAGAATACCTTGCCAAAGTTATTAATTATTCACGGCTGTTTCACAGCATTCATCTCAGCTGTTGTATCAGTTCTTCTCATCATTGTTGCCTCAATTTGGTATTCTGGTGACACAGCGTGTAATGCCGTGAAACAGCATTCAGCTTTATGTAAGGAAGAAACAAAAAAACTGAGATGAACTAATCCAGATGAATCACGAAGCTAACGAGTTACCATATATGCAAGGAAATCCAGGACAAAGGTGAAAGCAGGTATTAGAGCTACTATCTTATGGGAAGTTGCCCATGACCTAAAAAGTTTAACACAAATGTAGTTGATCTAAGAAATTAATAACGACAAAAGAAACAAAACATTTTAAAACATAGATAAGTAGCAGCTATAACTGATGGAGGTTATCAGTCTACCTAACATCAAGTGAGTTTCTCTTGCCAATGGTTAATTAGTCCAGAAAGGGGAAAGAAAAGCTTGCTAAAGTCTTTAATTATTCACGGCAGTTTCAAGGCATTACACGCTGTGTCATGAGAGTACCTAACTGAGGCAACAATGATAAGAAGAGCTGATAAAACAGCTGAGATGAAAGTAAAAGCAGATACAACTTCCATGTGTTCTCTACTTCCGCATGGTACTTCCCACACAGGATGACTATCATTTGATTCGGCACTCTGTTTGCCTAGCGAAAACAAACAGCTCGAGGCATGTTGATTTCCTTTAGCGTTGCAGCGCAGAAACAAGTCAGGTGAAGCAAATTCAACTCTTGAGAATCCGTGTCCTAGTGGCTGCCAAGAAAAAGCTGGGATGTTACAGTCAATAGTTGAGAAGGTTCTAAATAAATGTACATGTACCTCCCCAAACAAAAAGTGACCAAAATTATGGTAACTTACAGCTTTTCTTGTAAAAGTATCAAATAACTTCAGGGGAATAAAATGACTACCTTTGAAGCCTGAGATGTACTTTAGAGTTTCCTACATAATTTTGAGAATGTTTTATGTGATGTACCTGATAACGTGCATGTAGAGGAAGTTCCATGTATATTTCCTGTTCATCCTTTTGTTCTGATATCAAATTGGAACCCATTTTCAGATGAACCTCAACAAGTGACCTGTTTGACCGAAATGAGGGTAACTCTAAATTTGTATCTCCAAATACAGCAGCCTCCCTAAGAACTGCAACAAAATATGGACACGGACAAGCCTCAAAATCAAGAGTTGCAGTGGTAGAAACCTACATAATCTGATAGTAATTTACCACCACGCTGCACAAGGTGTTGTAGCTCAAAAGGATCTGCAAAGACTCCAGAAGGCAGTCTTTCAACAATTATCACCTCACAAGATTTTGGAGGGCTAGAAAGGTACTCCGCTGACATCTTCAATCTGAGAGATGATGACAGACGCCGGTGGGAGCCTTCACCAATCAGCTTTCGACGTAAAGCAGACAGCTTTGGTGCTAATTTGACATTGTCTTGCAGCAATACACAGGCGCCGGACAGAATGTCATGTGCAATGAAATCTTCAAACTTTGAGTCTACCAAATTGTCATGTTTGCTAAAGTAGGATTTTGCAACATATTTATCAAGATAAGGTGCAAGGACCTGAAGAAGATCGGAGGAAAGTTACTAAGAGATGTTTTTTTGTTGAGAAAAAAAAGTTACTAAGAATTATTGAAACAAATTAATGGTTGTAAGATTCAATTGAGTCTAAAAGTTTTGTTGGCAACGCCATTTACAGTTTTCTGTAAATTAGTATATTACTATCACCCGAATTACATGCATTGAGAAATAACTGCACATCTTGAGCTTGTTCAGCAGCTAAGTCACTTACTTCATTTGATACTGCAGTACCAAGACATGAGCTGATCGTAGAAATTCGTATCACTGCAACGATCATCACCAAACATCGTGCCAGAAGATCGTGAAGTTCCATCATAGATCTGAACAGGTTGAATGGCAATTAGGCATTGACTCACTAGACGCGTAGACACATAATATGtgtaatgcatttacacttcTGACAAACATATATAGGTGGTGGAATGTTAAACCAAATTATTATCctgatttaaaaataaaaataaaaaagaatcctATAGCTTCTAGCACAACTCAATAGATATTATTACCACATTAGTGGATTTACTATTGAAAGAAGAACATCCTACATTCTTGCATAACTAATCAGAAAGTCAGATGACCTCCTTCACATGGCATTTGTACATAACTTCCCGGTTACCAACATAGATTGAGGCTTATGAGATGCAGCTCAAAAAAACCATTCAGATAAAGGCATATATATGATTTATCCCACTCATGAGTACTGCTGAAAGTATGCTAAGCAGATCTTCTTGAGaatgcctaacattttacttaatTAGAGTAACAGCAAAATTCATTTCTCCTCCATATTGAGTTCATTTTGGGTTCATAACAGTATCGAATCGACTAGAATCTATTAAAGGAGTTGAATTCAAGCCCTGTCTTGATATGAAACCCAACTCTTGGTTCAATCTTGGCTCCATAATTAGAAAAGTTTTACCATGATTTCAAgtgaaaattccaaaattcaaacGAACATCAACAAATTTTTATATTCTAAATAGCATCAACAAATTAACCACAATAATATACCACCTGATAAATCTAATAGATAAAGAAAATAAAGGCAACATCATTATATATGTTCCACATGAAATttatttcttaaaaaaaaaaaaaaaaaaaaaaaaaaaacagaagtaGCGTAGCATTGCAATAAGAAAAGATTCAACTTTTTGTGAAACCCATCATTACACCTCAACACCCAATGTTAACAGCAGCTTAATCGATCAAGTTTAAAAGAGGCAATATTAGAAAAAAATGAGACTAACAAAGAGTTAATGgttttttcaaaaaacaaaatccAACAAATTTGAATGCACAAAATGAAGAAAACTTAGCTAAAATGGCTTCTTACTAGCTAAAATCCAATTATCCGTGTTGTTTCAAGAGGAACGATCTGATGTTGCAGGAAATCAGATCAAGGGAAAGAGCAGCAGGTAGTGAACCGCTGCTTCGAAGAAAAAAGACATTTTCCGGTCCAAAGTTAGACCGACCGCCGATCAAGTTTGCatttttttcataattttgtttaaattatatttgtattaTATTATACTTTAAACATAATTACTCATATAAAGAATTCACAATCAATTAAGATGTAATTATTTTCATAAGTCTCAATTTCAAATTAGTTCGATCTAACTATATGAATAATCCCTTACCACATTACAATATTAAATATTTCCACTTCTAAATTAAAAATTGAGTATTACAAAATTAGATGTCTTCTAAATATGACACTATTcgaaagttatttagttcatatAACTTTTACGaaaaaaattactaaaataaattgcaaagtaaatatataaataatatacaaaAAGTTTTTGTAAGGCCACTTTCACTAGCAAAATTGTAAGTGAGCATACGAGATATCTTTATCTTTAAATTGCGTACGAGGCATTCAAGGTAGTCATTTTTTACGGGTCCATCTCATTCAATAGCCAAAGTAATAGGTATGTGCCTAAGGCAATTACtttttggtttggtagccaactttgttgaatttttttgATTTGGTAgtcaactttgttgaatttttttggtttggtagccaactttgttgaattatCAACATtgcagaaaaaagaagaaaagtgtGTGCTAATTGTCAAATATAATAGGTTTTAGAGAGTGAGACTTaggctataaaaggagagcttcaacTCTTATTTCTATACActaacaaagagagaaagaaagagtgaggtttcacagataagatataagaaaatagtctgtgagaaaaatagagagtgagcgatattgtagcgaagtgggaatatcaaaagagggttatttttTTTAGTGTTATAGTGGTCTTTGAAGTATTtgactcggacctacaaagtgtaaaatttcttgctatagtgatatcagttgctcgtctcggggcagtgatttttttccttattttaaaaagtttttcacgtaaaaatcttggtgtcgtagTCACTcctttattcttgttaattaccataTCTCGGTGCTAAGTTATTATTCTGTTTTTATTACTATGAATATTATTTCTatagggggtttattcccaataactggtatcagagcacaggttcTACTAGTTCACAGAAATACTATTcactgtcggtagtactatacttggtaaaaaataaaaatgtccggagtaaagtacgaggtagcaaaatttaacg from Nicotiana tomentosiformis chromosome 11, ASM39032v3, whole genome shotgun sequence encodes:
- the LOC104110381 gene encoding uncharacterized protein — encoded protein: MMELHDLLARCLVMIVAVIRISTISSCLGTAVSNEVLAPYLDKYVAKSYFSKHDNLVDSKFEDFIAHDILSGACVLLQDNVKLAPKLSALRRKLIGEGSHRRLSSSLRLKMSAEYLSSPPKSCEVIIVERLPSGVFADPFELQHLVQRGVLREAAVFGDTNLELPSFRSNRSLVEVHLKMGSNLISEQKDEQEIYMELPLHARYQPLGHGFSRVEFASPDLFLRCNAKGNQHASSCLFSLGKQSAESNDSHPVWEVPCGSREHMEVVSAFTFISAVLSALLIIVASVRYSHDTACNALKLP